A single window of Fodinicurvata sp. EGI_FJ10296 DNA harbors:
- a CDS encoding VWA domain-containing protein, translating into MQFVRIGLTITAATLVATVAGAQEEPARRTMLVLDGSGSMWGQIDGTPKISVARDAIGRLLNDWSPGNEIGLMAYGHRSEGDCSDIETLIEPGDLDVDAFEQAMQSVNPRGKTPIGASVEAAADRLAGVDVPSSVVVVTDGLENCGADLCALGDRLAESGTGLTAHVIGFDIEDSEGQLACLAEATGGRYLSAADAESLTGALRDVSAQPTAPSEPLFVDEFERTELGEDWTVDFPEPSGFIVDTGALVTMTVEPGAMGDDPEKANIFRWTGAELPEGDWEIAADFTASMGEVQTLGGRRAIIQVGRYEDEANHISVHVIRQGNSNDDMWLRLRSVGGGNATVEDVEIAGDVRGYDLARILRDFEEKGARLVLSKRGRDYTGRLEMNGWRMQPDGPEVIETQPLQVLRTMGDPALFAGTLGSEQTVAEFDRVEIRSLP; encoded by the coding sequence ATGCAGTTCGTCAGGATCGGATTGACGATCACCGCCGCCACGCTTGTCGCCACCGTGGCCGGCGCGCAAGAAGAACCTGCACGCCGGACGATGCTGGTCCTCGACGGATCGGGCAGTATGTGGGGCCAGATCGATGGTACGCCCAAGATATCCGTCGCGCGCGATGCGATCGGGCGCCTGTTGAACGACTGGTCACCCGGGAACGAGATCGGCTTGATGGCCTATGGCCACCGCAGCGAGGGGGACTGTTCGGACATCGAAACGCTGATCGAACCTGGTGACCTCGACGTGGACGCATTCGAGCAAGCGATGCAGTCGGTCAACCCGCGCGGCAAAACACCGATCGGCGCATCGGTCGAGGCCGCGGCCGACCGGTTGGCGGGGGTGGATGTCCCTTCCTCCGTTGTCGTGGTGACCGACGGACTGGAAAACTGTGGCGCCGATCTGTGCGCTCTGGGCGACCGGCTGGCTGAGAGCGGTACGGGCCTGACCGCCCATGTGATCGGGTTCGACATTGAGGATTCCGAAGGCCAGCTCGCCTGCCTGGCCGAAGCGACCGGGGGCCGTTACCTTAGCGCCGCGGATGCGGAAAGCCTGACCGGCGCCTTGCGGGATGTGAGCGCCCAACCGACGGCACCGTCGGAACCGCTTTTCGTCGACGAATTCGAACGCACCGAGCTGGGCGAAGACTGGACGGTAGATTTCCCGGAACCGTCGGGCTTTATCGTCGATACCGGCGCCCTTGTGACCATGACGGTCGAGCCGGGCGCGATGGGTGACGACCCGGAGAAAGCCAACATCTTTCGCTGGACCGGCGCCGAATTGCCCGAGGGCGACTGGGAGATCGCGGCCGATTTTACCGCGAGCATGGGCGAAGTGCAGACCCTGGGCGGTCGACGGGCGATTATCCAGGTTGGCCGCTATGAAGACGAGGCGAACCATATCTCGGTTCATGTCATTCGCCAGGGGAACTCGAACGACGATATGTGGCTTCGGCTGCGTTCCGTTGGCGGCGGCAACGCAACCGTCGAGGATGTCGAGATCGCCGGCGATGTGCGGGGCTATGATTTGGCCCGGATACTGCGGGACTTCGAGGAGAAGGGCGCCCGGCTCGTGCTGTCGAAACGCGGCCGTGACTATACCGGTCGGTTGGAAATGAATGGCTGGCGCATGCAGCCCGACGGACCGGAGGTGATCGAGACCCAGCCATTGCAGGTCTTGCGCACCATGGGCGATCCGGCGCTGTTCGCCGGGACCTTGGGTAGCGAACAGACGGTGGCCGAGTTCGATCGTGTCGAAATCCGCTCGCTGCCGTGA
- a CDS encoding helix-turn-helix transcriptional regulator has product MDIGSDLLRRLTALQRGFLSVQLDSATIRDMLAEIGKLVGADAAFAGWLDDGRPWMVPWRAGPQIEAYMAHTFAGVDRDGNIRCHDRDLDTMNRRRRSFGTGVYHETELAARQEIVKTAYFNDAFEPAGMPQVIGMTARLSVGEAMFAFGFQEPDAPGFVSGETEIVLGLLLPSFESGFQAIDRRNRHRERLDQAIAASLLPARIVSAADEPDDGDFLQLPLPELSPIGGPELRLALRQMDTARMAGILAGKFGLTARQRDVAKLILQGASSAAIAAELGISHNTARRHCEAVLQKTEISRRDQLSALVLDWPLASP; this is encoded by the coding sequence ATGGATATCGGTTCGGATCTATTACGCCGTCTGACGGCGCTCCAACGCGGCTTTCTGTCGGTCCAACTCGACTCCGCCACGATCCGCGATATGCTGGCTGAAATTGGAAAGCTCGTCGGGGCCGACGCCGCCTTCGCGGGATGGCTTGATGACGGCCGGCCGTGGATGGTTCCCTGGCGCGCCGGGCCGCAAATCGAAGCCTATATGGCGCATACCTTCGCCGGCGTTGACCGGGACGGCAATATCCGCTGTCATGACCGCGACCTCGATACCATGAATCGAAGGCGCCGCAGTTTCGGCACTGGAGTCTATCACGAAACCGAGCTCGCCGCGCGGCAGGAAATCGTCAAGACGGCCTATTTCAACGATGCCTTCGAACCCGCCGGCATGCCGCAGGTTATCGGAATGACGGCACGTCTGTCGGTTGGCGAGGCGATGTTCGCCTTCGGCTTTCAGGAACCCGACGCGCCAGGCTTCGTCAGCGGTGAAACCGAAATTGTTCTCGGTTTGCTACTGCCGAGTTTCGAAAGCGGATTTCAGGCCATCGACCGGCGCAACCGCCATCGGGAGCGACTTGACCAGGCGATTGCGGCGTCGCTCCTCCCCGCCCGCATCGTCAGCGCCGCGGATGAACCGGACGACGGGGATTTCCTCCAACTGCCACTGCCCGAACTCAGCCCAATAGGGGGGCCGGAACTGCGCCTTGCGCTCAGGCAGATGGATACAGCACGGATGGCCGGGATTCTCGCCGGAAAATTCGGACTGACCGCCCGGCAGCGGGATGTCGCCAAGCTGATTCTTCAGGGCGCATCTTCGGCCGCGATCGCCGCCGAATTGGGGATTAGTCACAATACGGCCCGTCGCCACTGCGAAGCTGTCCTTCAGAAAACCGAGATTTCCCGTCGCGACCAACTCAGCGCACTCGTACTTGACTGGCCGCTTGCCAGCCCTTGA
- a CDS encoding ATP-binding protein gives MTERRGAADKHWRPTLLVAIAAIGFVILTGFLLDRAAVDRARDQAALTTLDQLGRVRAALEGAVWRDVALVRGLVVEIGTAPDISREAFADFVDGLLSERTAIVHIAAAQDMVITHVHPLAGNEDALGLDYRTIPDQEAAVRRAMETLSTVVAGPVDLVQGGERLIIRSPVLLQVGEPPIDRLWGIVAAVVDYEAVLEQAELLGGDMPIQVGLRGANALGAEGEPFFGPTGIHDADPVVAEIDLPTGSWQAAALPVGGWPTSSVVSPIIWTVALLLAVFIAVVAAQRLRLDAQRSGSHRLLADSEARFRSVFDNAYDGILIIGAHDGTIRDANESAGRLFNRPLDRLCGRRAAPMIGSERFLRPVTDGQQGRSVDDGGIFRSRIVRDDAIELPVEISATPFEIGGEPVILAHIRNLTERIERETALSNALREAERANMLKTRFLANISHEIRTPLNAIVGFSDVMCRQVFGPLQPVRYQEYASDIHRSGYHLLTVINDILDLSRIEANEISLDMQWVPLASVVDEGLRMADPLPREPGVALTSDPHPPDLEVYVDAGRLRQMLLNLVGNALKFTRADGRVNVSARRSADGGLALSISDTGVGMTLDEIADTSRPFSRRASSRSKPQSGTGLGIPITRAFATAQGVDLSIDSEPGSGTTVTLTFPPDSVRDGETAQSYRKTASTSE, from the coding sequence ATGACCGAGCGTCGCGGTGCGGCCGACAAGCATTGGAGGCCGACGCTACTGGTCGCGATCGCCGCGATCGGTTTTGTGATTTTGACCGGCTTCCTGCTCGATCGTGCCGCCGTCGACCGCGCCCGCGATCAGGCCGCGCTGACGACGCTCGATCAGCTCGGCCGGGTTCGGGCGGCACTGGAGGGGGCTGTCTGGCGCGATGTTGCGCTGGTTCGGGGCCTCGTCGTCGAAATCGGGACAGCGCCGGACATTTCGCGCGAGGCGTTTGCCGACTTCGTTGACGGCCTGCTGTCCGAGCGGACGGCGATCGTCCACATCGCGGCAGCCCAGGACATGGTGATCACCCATGTCCACCCCCTTGCCGGCAACGAGGACGCGCTCGGCCTGGATTATCGAACGATCCCCGACCAGGAAGCCGCCGTTCGGCGCGCCATGGAAACCCTCAGCACCGTTGTCGCGGGCCCGGTCGACCTCGTTCAAGGCGGCGAACGCCTGATCATCCGATCGCCGGTCCTCCTCCAGGTCGGCGAACCGCCCATCGATCGCCTGTGGGGGATCGTCGCAGCCGTGGTCGACTACGAAGCCGTCCTGGAGCAGGCCGAACTCCTGGGCGGCGATATGCCGATTCAGGTCGGATTGCGGGGCGCGAACGCCCTTGGCGCCGAAGGAGAACCCTTCTTCGGCCCTACCGGTATTCATGATGCCGACCCCGTCGTCGCCGAAATCGATTTGCCGACCGGCTCATGGCAGGCGGCGGCGCTGCCGGTCGGAGGGTGGCCCACGTCGTCGGTCGTGTCGCCGATCATCTGGACAGTGGCCCTGCTCCTGGCCGTGTTCATCGCCGTCGTCGCCGCCCAGCGCCTGCGTCTCGACGCGCAGCGCTCAGGCAGCCATCGGTTGCTTGCGGACTCCGAGGCCCGGTTCCGTTCGGTTTTCGACAATGCCTATGACGGTATTCTGATCATCGGCGCCCATGACGGGACCATCCGCGATGCCAACGAAAGTGCGGGCCGCCTGTTCAATCGCCCGCTCGATCGGCTGTGCGGCCGCCGGGCCGCCCCCATGATCGGCAGCGAACGATTCCTTCGCCCCGTTACCGACGGACAGCAGGGACGATCCGTCGATGATGGCGGGATTTTCCGGTCACGGATCGTGCGCGACGACGCGATCGAACTGCCAGTCGAGATCAGCGCCACTCCTTTTGAAATCGGTGGAGAACCGGTCATTCTGGCCCATATCCGCAATCTGACGGAGCGGATCGAGCGCGAGACCGCGCTATCCAATGCCCTTCGCGAGGCAGAACGCGCCAACATGCTGAAGACGCGATTCCTCGCCAATATCAGCCACGAAATCCGCACGCCCCTCAACGCCATCGTCGGGTTCTCGGACGTGATGTGCCGGCAGGTCTTCGGCCCGCTTCAACCGGTTCGTTATCAGGAATACGCTTCCGACATTCATCGCAGCGGCTATCACCTGCTGACGGTCATCAACGACATTCTGGACCTGTCCCGGATCGAGGCGAACGAGATCAGCCTGGACATGCAGTGGGTCCCGCTGGCATCCGTCGTCGACGAAGGGCTGCGCATGGCCGACCCGCTGCCGCGCGAGCCGGGCGTAGCGCTGACATCCGACCCTCACCCGCCGGATCTCGAGGTCTATGTTGACGCAGGACGGCTGCGCCAGATGCTGCTCAACCTCGTCGGCAATGCCCTTAAGTTCACCCGCGCCGATGGCCGGGTCAACGTCTCGGCACGGCGATCGGCCGACGGCGGCCTTGCGCTTTCGATCTCCGACACAGGCGTCGGCATGACCCTGGACGAGATTGCCGACACATCCCGACCATTCAGCCGACGCGCCAGCAGCCGTTCGAAGCCCCAGTCCGGCACCGGTCTCGGCATCCCGATAACCCGCGCCTTCGCCACGGCCCAGGGAGTCGACCTGTCGATCGACAGCGAACCGGGCTCCGGCACCACAGTGACACTGACCTTTCCGCCAGACAGTGTGCGCGATGGAGAAACGGCACAATCGTACCGCAAGACAGCGTCGACTTCCGAATAG
- a CDS encoding Ig-like domain-containing protein, producing the protein MRHLHSTGLSLLSGFALLTSLPAYADEIGASDIVTFLSGMGSDPFAPPQNMMVWRANIAGIEHTGHAAYLDLPAMAPGLQGDEALPRIILSMDPMGWDNPMGGFLGGLAGALTPGDLAGLPDILSLSESAIVIAVNMPGELTQTRLPVVMAEPPPPNSAFVAFYSPLNTQEHYAGHATQGEVVITNVDGGLRGQFAAPMRYGLYDENDRDMSGLIAGEFCQVGMDAMQRAIEEGRDVAWGSVPCLYQDDTPLQVIDNQPRHGRENVLPDRATLHVAFSTPVARAEVEEHLEVFTRDPAGDRMVADGTIERTGRRSFEFIPDPALEVGAIYEARITGGDEGIENRAGNTLAADFWWRFSTLIDLETAEMEVSFYQTMRDAPLVRTKPTLSRVFLDWQERPDIHPDWQPLSFPATIRPWNQRDGWMYPADFDRVFRIERPDQHTPIDRRMAFNTSNLFDWRPTQARGEVEVEVELEPHDPYPDDDAPPIMEDDFRIAMWPYEPRTVSMAWYLLPVGPWAGGVPADERVAAGQTVWRASEFATQTMPILGMNTVGGSVLETSRVSDEGEPIDTIVDTLMALQWEVIDRGVAEILLLLTPLDWHPYGSSISAAGADAQWFEVEDPGAEGLRWLGSVIQAPISPALSDSSALTHEIGHGFGLGHTPDTECGVSAWLTPGAEPSDIEGFRISLGGRFGWNKSYRDGNAERPGRLHSLMHPCARPTAETFMRYHDYHTLQSVPYLRRFASLGGTRQGGFGDDRIDYATPSPDMIVARMPETDVGTWLRVIGRLDPDGGARIDTVRPVPRGYTTPEGALTALLRDAEGTVVERVSFGPIGDVEGAEPADPATWPLFTAVLPGNADARRLEIRRGDELLAARDRRAAPPELTVEGLQPQETLDGPALLTWSVASDAEATYTVLFSPDGRAPWRFLAVGRDRTELSLDPADLTPGPAPTLRIIANDGFNETRTDIEIVVVREPEPSLTRPVSGTTASDMVEVQAVFDVAMDSDSFIGRFDLHDADGQAVDAGVRYEPTLRAVLLTPEERLEPDADYTATLRAGVADAFGNRLETDISWEFRTGAALPVREHHDVFETLPGGPPPTPGRGRSSVEPPDPDRRHADATSRPAEVPEQGEGPSPHDGVLVLEGRTLAFVVDQCLLEAATLGLTEIRGTGTDPDTGETFQVTAQRVDMSGGLMDSVTVRLGGDQLQALRTRSNGQWRDRAGGEAGPLLVAEDGRFAAAGLMAEQGQVAQGQAGTRPFSLTAHCQ; encoded by the coding sequence GTGCGGCATTTGCATTCAACGGGACTTTCGCTACTGAGCGGCTTTGCATTGCTGACGAGCCTGCCGGCCTATGCCGACGAAATCGGCGCGTCGGATATCGTGACCTTCCTGAGCGGCATGGGAAGCGACCCGTTCGCGCCGCCGCAAAACATGATGGTCTGGCGCGCCAACATCGCCGGTATCGAGCATACCGGCCACGCCGCTTACCTCGATTTGCCAGCCATGGCACCTGGTCTGCAAGGCGATGAGGCGCTGCCCCGGATAATACTGTCCATGGATCCGATGGGATGGGACAACCCGATGGGTGGATTCCTGGGCGGATTGGCGGGCGCGCTGACGCCTGGCGACCTGGCCGGTTTGCCCGATATCCTGTCGCTGTCGGAGTCGGCCATCGTGATCGCCGTGAACATGCCCGGCGAACTGACCCAAACTCGTCTGCCGGTCGTCATGGCCGAACCGCCGCCGCCGAACTCGGCGTTCGTGGCGTTCTACTCGCCGCTGAACACGCAGGAGCACTATGCCGGGCACGCCACCCAGGGCGAGGTGGTGATCACGAATGTCGACGGCGGCTTGCGCGGGCAGTTCGCCGCGCCGATGCGCTATGGCCTGTACGACGAGAACGACCGCGACATGTCCGGGCTCATTGCCGGCGAATTCTGCCAGGTCGGCATGGACGCCATGCAACGCGCCATCGAGGAGGGTCGTGATGTTGCATGGGGCTCGGTGCCCTGTCTGTATCAGGACGACACGCCGCTGCAGGTGATTGATAACCAGCCACGGCACGGCCGCGAGAACGTCCTTCCGGACCGGGCGACGCTTCACGTGGCTTTCTCGACGCCGGTCGCCCGTGCCGAAGTCGAGGAGCATCTGGAAGTCTTTACCCGCGATCCGGCTGGCGATCGCATGGTTGCCGATGGGACGATCGAGCGAACCGGGCGGCGGTCGTTCGAATTCATTCCGGATCCGGCGCTCGAAGTCGGAGCCATCTACGAGGCCCGGATCACCGGCGGCGATGAGGGTATCGAGAATCGGGCGGGGAACACGTTGGCAGCCGACTTCTGGTGGCGGTTCTCCACGCTGATCGACCTTGAAACCGCCGAGATGGAGGTGTCGTTCTATCAGACGATGCGTGATGCGCCGCTCGTGCGGACAAAACCGACGCTGAGCCGTGTCTTCCTGGATTGGCAGGAACGCCCCGATATCCACCCGGATTGGCAGCCTCTGAGCTTCCCGGCCACCATCCGTCCGTGGAATCAACGTGACGGCTGGATGTATCCGGCCGATTTCGACCGCGTATTTCGCATCGAACGCCCCGACCAGCACACGCCGATCGACCGGCGTATGGCGTTCAACACCAGCAATCTTTTCGACTGGCGGCCAACCCAGGCGCGTGGGGAGGTCGAGGTCGAAGTCGAACTTGAACCACACGATCCGTATCCCGATGATGATGCGCCGCCCATCATGGAGGACGACTTCCGCATTGCCATGTGGCCCTACGAGCCGCGGACCGTGTCAATGGCCTGGTATCTGTTGCCGGTCGGACCCTGGGCGGGGGGCGTACCGGCGGACGAACGCGTCGCCGCAGGGCAGACCGTCTGGCGGGCAAGCGAGTTCGCGACACAGACAATGCCGATCCTGGGGATGAATACCGTTGGCGGCAGCGTGCTGGAGACCAGCCGGGTCAGCGATGAGGGCGAGCCGATCGATACCATCGTGGACACACTCATGGCGCTGCAATGGGAGGTCATCGATCGGGGCGTTGCGGAGATACTGCTATTGCTCACGCCGCTGGACTGGCACCCGTACGGATCGTCGATTTCCGCTGCGGGGGCCGATGCGCAATGGTTTGAAGTCGAGGATCCCGGCGCCGAGGGCCTGCGGTGGCTGGGGTCTGTCATTCAGGCACCGATCAGTCCTGCTTTGAGCGACTCCTCGGCCCTGACGCACGAGATCGGCCACGGTTTCGGACTGGGCCACACGCCGGACACGGAATGCGGTGTGTCCGCCTGGCTGACACCGGGGGCCGAACCATCGGACATCGAAGGCTTTCGGATCTCGCTTGGCGGCAGGTTCGGATGGAACAAGTCATACCGGGATGGCAATGCCGAGCGTCCGGGCCGCCTGCATTCGCTGATGCATCCCTGTGCCCGCCCGACCGCAGAGACATTCATGCGCTATCACGACTATCATACGCTTCAATCGGTCCCGTACCTGCGCCGGTTCGCGTCCCTGGGCGGGACCCGCCAGGGCGGCTTCGGCGATGACCGAATCGACTATGCGACGCCGTCGCCGGATATGATCGTGGCCCGGATGCCGGAAACCGATGTCGGGACCTGGCTGCGTGTTATCGGCAGGCTTGATCCCGACGGCGGGGCGCGGATCGACACCGTCCGGCCCGTGCCGCGGGGGTATACGACGCCCGAGGGTGCGCTGACGGCGCTGCTGCGCGACGCCGAGGGTACGGTGGTAGAACGCGTATCCTTCGGCCCCATCGGCGATGTCGAGGGTGCCGAGCCCGCTGACCCGGCGACCTGGCCGCTGTTCACGGCAGTTCTTCCCGGTAACGCCGACGCCCGGCGCCTTGAAATCCGGCGCGGCGACGAACTTCTTGCTGCGCGCGACCGACGCGCTGCGCCACCTGAACTGACCGTCGAGGGTCTGCAACCGCAGGAGACGCTGGACGGACCGGCGCTCTTGACCTGGTCTGTGGCCAGCGACGCCGAGGCCACCTATACGGTGCTGTTCAGTCCCGACGGTCGGGCGCCATGGCGGTTCCTGGCCGTGGGTCGCGACCGGACGGAGCTGTCTCTCGATCCCGCCGATCTGACACCCGGACCGGCGCCGACACTGCGTATCATCGCTAATGACGGCTTTAACGAGACCCGCACCGATATCGAAATCGTCGTGGTTCGGGAACCGGAACCGTCATTGACGCGCCCTGTCTCGGGTACAACGGCAAGTGACATGGTGGAAGTGCAGGCGGTGTTCGACGTGGCGATGGATTCTGACAGTTTCATCGGCCGGTTTGATCTGCATGACGCCGATGGACAAGCCGTCGATGCAGGCGTCCGGTATGAACCGACCTTGCGGGCCGTCCTGCTGACACCCGAAGAACGTCTCGAACCGGATGCCGACTATACCGCGACGTTGCGCGCCGGGGTGGCCGACGCCTTCGGCAACCGCCTTGAGACCGACATATCGTGGGAATTCCGGACCGGGGCGGCGTTGCCTGTGCGGGAACATCATGACGTGTTCGAGACACTGCCCGGGGGTCCGCCGCCGACGCCGGGTCGTGGGCGATCCAGCGTCGAACCGCCGGACCCGGACCGCCGCCACGCGGATGCCACGTCCCGCCCCGCCGAAGTGCCTGAGCAGGGCGAGGGACCGTCGCCGCACGACGGCGTGCTCGTATTGGAAGGTCGGACACTTGCCTTTGTCGTCGACCAATGCCTGTTGGAGGCGGCAACGCTGGGGCTGACCGAAATCCGGGGTACGGGGACCGATCCGGACACCGGTGAAACGTTTCAGGTCACGGCGCAGCGGGTGGATATGAGCGGCGGTCTGATGGATTCAGTGACAGTGCGGCTAGGCGGCGATCAGCTCCAGGCGCTGCGAACCCGGTCCAACGGGCAGTGGCGAGACCGGGCAGGCGGCGAGGCGGGGCCGCTACTGGTGGCCGAAGACGGGCGCTTCGCGGCGGCCGGGCTGATGGCCGAACAAGGGCAGGTCGCGCAGGGGCAGGCCGGGACGCGGCCGTTTTCTCTGACGGCGCATTGTCAATAG
- a CDS encoding 5'-nucleotidase C-terminal domain-containing protein — protein MRRCPVTFSVSRRHLLQGLAVSPLAFGIGAPLLASTAQADFLLVSLADLHSPYRNLPAVLQTIRDLRAESPDTPMAITINGDIFERGNVAALRSEAAADWQFVEALTGIAPLIINLGNHETAIIDDMASFVARAEATGAVVVSNILDRRTGRLFAPSTAQLDIGGQRLGFIGLAATNPFVYREAVRDTLGLLDPVDFARAALGDAMAGVDVPVILSHAGVVADRATLQDLSAGTLIIGGHDHLMLDHEGDGTRYFHGGSWGNTVTVVGIRRRSSGPEFSVDTVPMTADRPRDEDLDATIRAILAEHLTDEDRAVIAELSRPRDLAESILFATDAVRSAVEADVAFLGHTTFGTGLPAGDVTRYDFDAFVRFDGEIRTATVTGERLAAIMTMANQHRASNLDQRTGDFVHAREIDIDPSASYRIATNDWTAQNQQAYLGTSDIAFETVDGLMLKPTVEAALGRL, from the coding sequence ATGCGCCGTTGCCCCGTGACTTTTTCAGTCTCCCGCCGCCATCTGCTGCAGGGACTCGCCGTTTCGCCGCTTGCCTTCGGCATCGGCGCACCGCTGCTGGCGTCGACGGCGCAGGCCGATTTTCTGCTTGTCTCGCTGGCCGATCTGCATTCGCCCTATCGCAATCTGCCGGCGGTTCTGCAGACAATCCGCGACCTTCGCGCGGAGAGCCCCGACACGCCGATGGCGATCACGATCAATGGCGACATTTTCGAACGCGGCAATGTGGCGGCCCTGCGCTCCGAAGCGGCCGCCGACTGGCAATTCGTCGAGGCACTTACCGGAATTGCGCCCTTGATCATCAATCTCGGCAACCACGAAACGGCGATCATCGATGACATGGCATCATTCGTGGCAAGGGCCGAGGCCACCGGGGCCGTCGTTGTTTCCAACATTCTCGACCGCCGCACGGGCCGCCTGTTCGCCCCGTCGACGGCCCAACTCGATATCGGCGGACAGCGTCTCGGGTTCATTGGCCTCGCCGCCACCAACCCATTTGTTTATCGCGAGGCCGTTCGCGACACGCTCGGACTGCTTGATCCGGTCGATTTCGCCCGCGCCGCGCTTGGCGACGCCATGGCCGGCGTCGATGTTCCCGTGATCCTGAGTCATGCCGGCGTCGTTGCCGACCGCGCGACCCTGCAGGATCTGAGCGCGGGAACACTGATCATCGGCGGGCACGACCATCTGATGCTGGATCACGAGGGTGACGGCACCCGCTATTTCCACGGCGGCTCGTGGGGCAATACGGTCACGGTGGTGGGCATCCGGCGGAGGTCGTCCGGCCCGGAGTTCAGCGTCGACACAGTGCCGATGACGGCTGATCGCCCACGGGACGAAGATCTGGACGCCACGATCCGCGCGATACTGGCCGAACATCTGACCGACGAGGACCGCGCGGTGATCGCTGAGCTTTCACGGCCGCGCGATCTGGCCGAAAGCATCCTGTTCGCGACTGACGCCGTCCGCTCGGCGGTCGAAGCGGATGTGGCATTCCTAGGTCATACGACCTTCGGAACGGGACTTCCGGCCGGTGACGTCACCCGTTACGACTTCGACGCCTTCGTTCGGTTCGACGGCGAGATCAGGACCGCGACGGTCACCGGCGAACGACTGGCGGCGATCATGACGATGGCCAACCAGCACCGGGCGTCAAACCTTGATCAGCGTACCGGCGATTTCGTTCATGCGCGCGAGATCGACATCGATCCCTCGGCCAGCTATCGCATCGCAACCAACGACTGGACAGCGCAGAACCAGCAGGCCTATCTCGGCACATCGGACATCGCGTTCGAGACGGTCGACGGCCTGATGCTGAAGCCGACTGTCGAAGCCGCGCTGGGACGGCTATAG
- a CDS encoding flavin reductase family protein codes for MTDAVQSFALTDYTPRQRYKLLSSLVVPRPIALVGTIGPDGTNNAAPYSFFNVVSEDPPLVVLGLQISPAGQRKDTAVNIARTGEFVINLVDDALAQAMNICAIDMPPDESEIDAAGLTLAQSVSIAPKRIVESPAALECREVKTLKFSERRDIVIGEVSHIHVRDKLIDPETLGLDLDHYDPLGRLFAGFYSRQSDRFEMPRISVEEWKSRT; via the coding sequence ATGACCGATGCCGTCCAATCCTTTGCGTTGACCGATTACACGCCGCGCCAACGCTATAAATTGTTGTCCAGTCTGGTGGTGCCCCGGCCGATCGCGCTTGTCGGGACGATCGGCCCGGACGGCACGAACAATGCCGCACCGTATTCCTTCTTCAATGTCGTGTCGGAAGATCCGCCGCTGGTCGTCCTGGGGCTACAGATCAGCCCCGCGGGTCAGCGCAAGGATACGGCTGTCAACATCGCCCGAACCGGCGAGTTCGTGATCAATCTGGTCGATGACGCCCTCGCGCAGGCCATGAATATCTGTGCGATCGATATGCCGCCGGACGAAAGCGAGATCGACGCTGCCGGTCTGACCCTGGCCCAAAGCGTGTCGATCGCCCCGAAGCGGATCGTGGAATCACCCGCGGCGCTTGAGTGTCGCGAGGTCAAGACTCTGAAATTCAGTGAGCGCCGGGACATCGTCATCGGTGAGGTGTCGCATATTCACGTCAGGGACAAGCTGATCGATCCGGAGACGCTGGGACTCGACCTCGATCACTACGATCCCCTGGGCCGCCTTTTCGCCGGCTTCTACTCGCGACAATCCGATCGTTTCGAGATGCCACGAATCAGTGTTGAAGAATGGAAATCGCGGACGTAG